A region of Homo sapiens chromosome X, GRCh38.p14 Primary Assembly DNA encodes the following proteins:
- the ZBED1 gene encoding E3 SUMO-protein ligase ZBED1: MENKSLESSQTDLKLVAHPRAKSKVWKYFGFDTNAEGCILQWKKIYCRICMAQIAYSGNTSNLSYHLEKNHPEEFCEFVKSNTEQMREAFATAFSKLKPESSQQPGQDALAVKAGHGYDSKKQQELTAAVLGLICEGLYPASIVDEPTFKVLLKTADPRYELPSRKYISTKAIPEKYGAVREVILKELAEATWCGISTDMWRSENQNRAYVTLAAHFLGLGAPNCLSMGSRCLKTFEVPEENTAETITRVLYEVFIEWGISAKVFGATTNYGKDIVKACSLLDVAVHMPCLGHTFNAGIQQAFQLPKLGALLSRCRKLVEYFQQSAVAMYMLYEKQKQQNVAHCMLVSNRVSWWGSTLAMLQRLKEQQFVIAGVLVEDSNNHHLMLEASEWATIEGLVELLQPFKQVAEMLSASRYPTISMVKPLLHMLLNTTLNIKETDSKELSMAKEVIAKELSKTYQETPEIDMFLNVATFLDPRYKRLPFLSAFERQQVENRVVEEAKGLLDKVKDGGYRPAEDKIFPVPEEPPVKKLMRTSTPPPASVINNMLAEIFCQTGGVEDQEEWHAQVVEELSNFKSQKVLGLNEDPLKWWSDRLALFPLLPKVLQKYWCVTATRVAPERLFGSAANVVSAKRNRLAPAHVDEQVFLYENARSGAEAEPEDQDEGEWGLDQEQVFSLGDGVSGGFFGIRDSSFL; encoded by the coding sequence ATGGAGAATAAAAGCCTGGAGAGCTCCCAGACAGACCTGAAGCTGGTGGCCCACCCCCGCGCCAAGAGCAAGGTGTGGAAGTATTTCGGCTTCGACACCAACGCCGAGGGATGCATCCTGCAGTGGAAGAAAATCTACTGCCGCATCTGCATGGCCCAGATCGCCTACTCCGGAAACACCTCCAACCTGTCCTACCACCTGGAGAAGAACCACCCCGAGGAATTCTGCGAGTTCGTCAAGAGCAACACGGAGCAGATGCGTGAAGCCTTCGCCACCGCCTTCTCCAAGCTGAAGCCCGAGTCGTCCCAGCAGCCCGGGCAGGACGCGCTGGCCGTCAAGGCCGGCCACGGCTACGACAGCAAGAAGCAGCAGGAGCTGACGGCCGCCGTGCTGGGCCTCATCTGCGAGGGGCTGTACCCAGCCTCCATCGTGGACGAGCCCACCTTCAAGGTGCTGCTGAAGACGGCCGACCCCCGGTATGAGCTGCCCAGCCGGAAGTACATCTCTACCAAGGCCATCCCTGAGAAGTACGGGGCCGTCCGGGAGGTGATCCTGAAGGAGCTGGCCGAGGCCACCTGGTGTGGCATCTCCACCGACATGTGGAGGAGTGAGAATCAGAACCGCGCCTACGTCACGCTGGCCGCCCACTTCCTGGGCCTGGGCGCCCCCAACTGCCTGTCCATGGGCTCCCGCTGCCTGAAGACCTTCGAGGTGCCCGAAGAGAACACGGCGGAGACCATCACGCGAGTGCTCTATGAGGTCTTCATCGAGTGGGGCATCAGCGCCAAGGTCTTCGGGGCCACCACCAACTATGGCAAGGACATCGTGAAGGCGTGCTCCCTGCTGGACGTCGCAGTGCACATGCCCTGCCTGGGCCACACCTTCAATGCCGGCATCCAGCAGGCCTTCCAGCTCCCGAAGCTGGGGGCGCTGCTGTCGCGCTGCCGCAAACTGGTGGAGTACTTCCAGCAGTCTGCCGTGGCCATGTACATGCTCTAtgagaagcagaagcagcagaaCGTGGCCCACTGCATGCTGGTGAGCAACCGCGTCTCCTGGTGGGGGAGCACGCTGGCCATGCTGCAGCGCCTCAAGGAGCAGCAGTTCGTCATCGCCGGGGTCTTGGTGGAGGACAGCAACAACCACCACCTCATGCTGGAGGCCAGCGAGTGGGCCACCATCGAGGGGCTGGTGGAGCTCCTGCAGCCCTTCAAGCAGGTGGCCGAGATGCTGTCGGCCTCCAGGTACCCCACCATCAGCATGGTGAAGCCGCTGCTGCACATGCTCCTGAACACCACGCTCAACATCAAGGAGACCGACTCCAAGGAGCTCAGCATGGCCAAGGAGGTCATCGCCAAGGAGCTTTCCAAGACCTACCAGGAGACGCCCGAGATCGACATGTTTCTCAACGTGGCCACCTTCCTGGACCCCCGCTACAAGAGGCTGCCCTTCCTCTCCGCCTTCGAGCGGCAGCAGGTGGAGAATCGCGTGGTGGAAGAGGCCAAGGGCCTGCTGGACAAGGTCAAAGACGGCGGCTACCGGCCGGCTGAGGACAAGATCTTCCCGGTGCCCGAGGAGCCTCCCGTCAAGAAGCTCATGCGGACATCCACGCCGCCGCCCGCCAGCGTCATCAACAACATGCTGGCCGAGATCTTCTGCCAGACAGGCGGCGTGGAGGACCAGGAAGAGTGGCATGCCCAGGTGGTGGAGGAGCTGAGCAACTTCAAGTCCCAGAAGGTGCTTGGCCTCAACGAAGACCCCCTCAAGTGGTGGTCAGACCGCCTGGCCCTCTTCCCCCTGCTGCCCAAGGTGCTGCAGAAGTACTGGTGCGTGACGGCCACGCGCGTCGCCCCTGAGCGTCTCTTCGGATCCGCCGCCAACGTGGTCAGCGCCAAGAGGAACCGGCTGGCTCCCGCGCACGTGGACGAGCAGGTGTTTCTGTATGAGAACGCCCGGAGTGGGGCAGAGGCGGAACCCGAGGACCAGGACGAGGGGGAGTGGGGCCTGGACCAGGAGCAGGTGTTCTCCTTGGGGGATGGCGTCAGCGGCGGTTTCTTTGGCATTAGGGACAGCAGCTTCCTGTAG